From the Marinomonas sp. THO17 genome, one window contains:
- the mqo gene encoding malate dehydrogenase (quinone), with the protein MNSNSVDVLLVGGGAMSTTLGVLLKQLDPHMSIMMVERLDSVAKESTDGWNNAGTGHAAYCELNYTLENEDGTVNIDKAVNINAAFEVSLQFWSYLVEQGLLPAPQEFINRVPHQSFVWGERNVKSLKARYEAMSAHPAFKEMQYTEDREQMVQWMPLIMQNRGTDEPLAATRIEHGSDVNFGAIARNMSKLLESTDNFELSLKSEVTDLEKNSEGGWKVTLDVNGKEREVDAKFVFLGAGGGALPLLQKSGIKESDGYGGFPVSGQWLVCEKPELVEQHFAKVYGAAPIGAPPMSVPHLDTRIIDGKKAILFGPFAGFTTKFLKTGSFLDLPKSVRFNNIKPMLSVGKNNMDLTRYLISEVMQSHKDRCDSLRQFFPDAKDEDWTLAYAGQRVQIIKKDENGAGKLEFGTEAITSEDGSLAALLGASPGASTTVNTMIDILERCFPERLNDGDWQAKMKEMVPSYGESLIENTDLLLSIRQRTLDTLKLKP; encoded by the coding sequence ATGAACTCAAATTCTGTAGACGTTTTACTCGTCGGCGGCGGTGCCATGAGCACCACATTAGGCGTATTGTTAAAACAACTTGATCCACACATGTCCATTATGATGGTGGAACGATTAGATAGCGTCGCAAAAGAAAGTACGGATGGCTGGAATAATGCGGGCACGGGGCACGCAGCTTATTGTGAGCTTAATTACACATTAGAAAATGAAGACGGTACAGTCAATATAGACAAGGCTGTAAACATAAACGCCGCTTTTGAGGTGAGTCTACAGTTTTGGTCATATCTTGTTGAGCAAGGATTATTGCCTGCTCCTCAAGAATTTATTAATCGTGTACCGCACCAGAGTTTTGTGTGGGGTGAGCGTAATGTGAAAAGTTTGAAAGCACGTTATGAAGCCATGAGCGCACATCCAGCTTTTAAAGAGATGCAGTACACAGAAGATCGTGAGCAAATGGTGCAGTGGATGCCCTTGATCATGCAAAATCGCGGTACAGATGAGCCCTTGGCGGCAACTCGCATTGAGCATGGCTCGGACGTTAACTTTGGTGCCATCGCACGTAACATGAGTAAGCTTTTGGAAAGCACGGATAACTTTGAGCTAAGTCTGAAGAGTGAAGTAACCGATTTAGAAAAAAACTCTGAGGGTGGCTGGAAAGTGACCTTGGATGTAAATGGTAAAGAGCGTGAAGTAGATGCTAAGTTTGTCTTCTTAGGCGCTGGCGGTGGTGCTTTGCCCTTGTTACAGAAGTCTGGCATTAAAGAGAGTGATGGTTACGGTGGTTTTCCTGTTAGCGGTCAATGGCTAGTATGTGAAAAACCGGAATTAGTCGAGCAACACTTTGCAAAAGTGTACGGTGCAGCGCCCATTGGTGCGCCACCTATGTCTGTACCGCATCTGGATACGCGTATTATTGATGGTAAAAAGGCTATTTTATTTGGCCCATTTGCGGGTTTCACGACCAAGTTCCTTAAAACGGGCTCTTTCTTGGATTTACCAAAAAGTGTTCGCTTTAATAACATCAAGCCTATGTTGAGTGTGGGTAAAAACAACATGGACTTGACGCGTTATTTGATCAGTGAAGTGATGCAATCACACAAAGATCGTTGTGACTCTTTACGTCAGTTTTTTCCTGATGCGAAAGATGAAGATTGGACTCTGGCATACGCGGGGCAGCGTGTTCAGATTATCAAGAAGGACGAAAATGGCGCAGGTAAGCTGGAGTTTGGTACCGAGGCGATTACTTCTGAGGATGGTTCTTTGGCTGCTTTGCTGGGGGCATCTCCGGGGGCGTCAACAACAGTAAATACTATGATAGATATTCTTGAGCGTTGTTTCCCTGAGCGCTTAAACGACGGTGATTGGCAGGCCAAAATGAAAGAGATGGTGCCATCTTATGGTGAGTCTTTGATTGAAAATACCGATTTGTTGTTGTCGATTCGTCAGCGTACTTTGGATACCTTAAAACTAAAACCATAA